DNA from Salvelinus sp. IW2-2015 linkage group LG2, ASM291031v2, whole genome shotgun sequence:
caactccccgggcttgccgtggagtaagagggtgtcgtactggtcagacaccgtgttatgcggtaaagcgcacggtgtcccagtacgcgtgcttagcccagtgcgggctatccaccttgccgcactgggagggctaggttgggcatcgagccgagtgccatgaagccggcccaacgtatctggtctccagtacgtctctctcgggccggcgtacatggcaccagccttacaggtggtgtccccggttcgcctgcatagcccagtcgggctattccacctcgccgcactggcagggctacgggaccattcaacctggtaaggttggggaggctcggtgctcaagagcacgtgtcctccttcacggtccggtatatccgcgccaccttcccgcccagcctagtaccaccagtgcctacaccacgcaccaggcttccagtgcgttttcagagccctgttctcctccacgcactctccctatggtgcgtgtctcagcccagtgcctccagttccggcaccacgcactaagccacctgtgcgtctcctgagtcctgtacacactgttatttctccccgcactcgtcctgaggtgcgtgcccagtccggtaccacgcaccaggcatatagtgcgctttgagaactcagtgtgccctgttgttgttcccgcactagccttaaggtgcgtgtcattagccggtacctccagttccggtaccacgcaccaggcctacagtgcgtctcagccggccagagtctgccgtctgcccagcggcgcctgaactgcccgtctgcccagcggcgcctgaactgcccgtctgcccagcgcgcctgaactgcccgtctgccagcggcgcctgaactgcccgtctgcccagcgcgcctgaactgcccgtctgcccagcggccctgaactgcccgtctgcccagcggcgcctgactgcccgtctgcccagggcgcctgaactgccgtctgcccagcgcgcctaactgcccgtctgcctacgccgtctgaactgtccgtctgccatgagcctgcaaagccgcccgtctgccatgacctgCAAAGCGccctctgccatgagcctgcaaagccgcccgtctgccatagcCTGCAAAGCCCCGTCTGCCATgacctacagagccgtccgccagacaggagccgctagagcgtccgccagacaggagccgctagagccttccgccagaccggatcagccagaccttccgccagacggatcagccagagccttccgccagaccggatcagccagagcctccccagaccggatcagccagagccttccgccagaccggatcagccagagccttccgccagaccgatcagccagagccttcgccagaccgtcCCAGACCTCCGCCAGACGATCAGCCagagtcagccagccatgaccagccagagccgtcagccagccatgatcccagccagcccggagctgccgtccctcatcccggagctgccgtccctcagcccggagctgccgtccctcagcccggagctgccgtccctcagcccggagctgccgtcccttatcccggtgttgcccctatcccggtgctgcccttgtgtCGATGTTACCCAAAAGATTAAGTGGGGTAATATGAGGGTGGTCATTTGTAGGGGAGatataagctgggattgactatggtggggtggggacctcgccctgagcctgagccaccaccgtggtcagatgcccacccaggccctcccctagactttgtgctggtgcgcccggagttcgcaccttaaggggggctatgtcacgccctggccttagtattctttgttttctttattattttagttagtcagggtgtgacatgggtattatgtgggttttgtagtgtccagggtgattgtaaggttaggggtttatttagagtagttggctttatgtttagtatagttgtctagctgtgtctatgtagaacgtttgtagcctgtgtgtgtgcactacgttatttagcttcacgatcgtttgttgttttggtagtttgtaagtgttttgtttcgttttgccttcttcaataataaagagaagatggcttattttcctcatgctgcgttttggtccgaatctcttccacacgatcgtgacatggagatgcttaatgtgagtctggaaagagagtttacagtctaaccagacacctaggtatttgtagttgtccacatattccaagtcagaaccgtctagagtagtgatgctagtcgggtgggcgggtgcgggaagaaatcagttgaagagcatgcatttcattttactagcatttaagagtaTTGGAGGCcgcggaaggagtgttgtatggcattaagCTCATTTGGAgttttttttaacacagtgttaaagaagggccagatgtatacagaatggtgtcatctgtgtagaggtggatcagagaatcacgagaagcaagagcgacatcattgatatatacagagaaaagatcgGCCCAAGAAATGAACCCTGTagcactcccatagagactgccagaggtccggacaacagccctcgatttgacacactgaactctatttgaGAAGAAgttgtgaaccaggcaaggcagtcatttgagaaaccaaggctattgagtcagCATAAGAATCGGTGattgagtcgaaagccttggccaggtcgatgaagatggctgcacagtactgtcttttatcgatggcggttatgatatcgtttaggaccttgagcatggctgaggtgcacccatgaccagctcggaaaccagattgcatagtggagaaggtacggtgggattctaaatggttggtgatctgtttgttaacttggctttcgaagactttagaaagcaggccgatggatataggtctgtaacagtttgggtctatagTGTCTCAAAGGGATAGTGTCTCAAAGGATGAACACAGCATCTTTCAATCTTtaaggatctcagacgatacaaaagagaggttgaacaggctagtaatagcgATTGTAACAATtttggtggataattttagaaagagagggtccagattgtctagcccagctgatttgtagaggttcagattttgcagctcttcagaacatcagctatctggatttgggtgaaggagaagctgggggggggggcttggcaagttacctgtcacgatcgtgtggaagagattcggaccaaaacgcagcatgaggaaaataagccatcttctctttattattgaagaaggcaaaacgaaacaaaacacttacaaactaccaaaacaacaaacgattgtgaagctaaataacgtagtKMAMWMACRYaggctacaaacgttctacatagacacagctagacaactatactaaacataaagccaactactctaaataaaccccctaaaccttacaatcaccctggacactacaaaacccacataaatacccatgtcacaccctgacctaactaaaataataaagaaaacaaagaatactaaggccagggcgtgacactccaaTCCTAAATGTAATCTAgtatcggcttcctatttcgcagcaaagcctccttcactcatgctgccaaacataccctcgtaaaactgactatcctaccgatccttgactttggcgatgtcatttacaaaatagcctccaacactctactcagcaaattggatgtagtctatcacagtgccaaccgttttgtcaccaaagccccaaatactacccaccactttgacctgtatgctcttgttggctggccctcgctacatatttgttgacaaacccactggctccaggtcatctataagtctttgctaggtaaagccccgccttatctcagctcactggtcacaatagcaacacccacccgtagcacgcactccagcaggtatatttcactggtcatccccaaagctaacacctcctttggctgcctttccttccagttctctgctgctaatgactggaacgaatttcaaaaatcactaaagctggagacttattactccctcactaactttaagcatcagctgtaagAGCAGCGTAcctatcactgcacctgtacacagcccatctgtaaataacccacccaactacctcatccccatattgttattcatttttttgctcttttgtaccccagtatctctacttgcacatcatcatctgcacatctatcactccagtgttaatgctaaattgtaattatttcgcctctatgccTATTtattcacatcaaatcaaatgtatttataaagcccttctttcatcagctgatgtcacaaagtgctgtacagaaacacagcctaaaaccccaaacagcaagcaatgcaggtgtagaagcacggtggcgatgaaaaactccctagaaaggccagaacctaggaagaaacctagagaggaaccaggctatgaggggtggccagtcctcttctggctgtgccgggtggagattataacagaacatggccaagatgttaaaaggTTCATAGATGACccgcagggtcaaataataaatatcacagtggttgtcgagggtgcaacaggtcagcacctcaggtgtaaatgtcagttggcttttcatagccgattcattcagagtatctctaccgctcctgctgtctctagagagttgaaaacagcaggtctgggacaggtagcacgtccggtgaacaggtcagggttccatagcgcaggcagaacagttgaaactggagcagcagcacggccaggtagactggggatagcaaggagtcatcaggccaggtagtcctgaggcatgtttcctagggctcaggtcctcaagagagagagagagaggagagagagagagagagagagagagagagagagagagagagagagagaaaaagaaagaaagagatagagaattagagaaagcatacttaaattcacacaggacacaggataagacaggagaagtactccagatataacagactgaccctagccccccgacacataaactactgcagcataaatactggaggctgagacaggaggggtcgggagacactgtggccccatccgacgatacccccggacagggccaaacaggcaggatataaccccacccacttttccaaagcacagcccccacaccacaagagggatatcttcacccaccaacttaccatcctgagacaaggctgagtatagtccacaaagatctccgccacggcacaacccaagggggggctcctaccaggacaggaagatcacgtcagtgactcaacccactcaagtgacgcacatGGGACGGTATGGAAGAGCAccggtaagccagtgactcagcccctgtaatagggttagaggcagagaatcccattgCCTTACcgccctaatcttactacatttgcacactctgtacatagatttttttattgtgttattacatactgtatgtttgtttatcccttgtgttgttgtttttgtcgcactgctttgctttatcttggccaagtcacagttgtaaatgagaacttgttctcaactggcctacctggttaaataaaggtgaaatacatttttttatgtgaaATGGATCACTGTGTATCAGTGtatccatatggcagaggctagtGCTCTTGCCATAGTTTAATTCTATCTTTTAGATTTTTatcattttacttcagatttttttaaacaaaaacgttattattgaaattaaactgttccaccgaaaactggcacgcagatcggtaaaAATGGTATGacaaattgtaagcttccccaaacttgaaacttataagctgcctatggtctttactattacacccatttaaaaaatgtgtgcaaGCGCGTGCACAAATAGGTCCTGTGAAAAAATGGGCCCACCTATGGAACTCAAATGCCTgtccaactgattcgttctggcgcCTGGTCTGTTGGGTTCAGACCAGTTTTTGCGGTAGCTGGTGGGAGTTGGACAAAAAGCCAGCTGGTGTGGGCGGGTAAGGCTTGAGCTGAGGGAGCGGGATTAATAAATCAGTCCCGCTCAGACCTCTACACTGAGGCATTTCTGTCAAGGTTTGTTTTTAGCCTGACAGAGGAAGTAACCTGATATCTCTGCTCTCTCAATGTCACTGGGGCTGAAATGGATCGGCCTGCGTTTACAGTACATTGTATTGCTCAGAGTCTCAGTTGAAGTAGTAACCTGCTAGCAAGCCGTGCTTGGTGTTATGACAACTTCAATGGACTGTGATTAGTGATTAGGCCTACTATTGCTAAGGTTTATACTGGCAAAAAAGaaaggttgtgtgtttgttggGTTCGATTGCAGAGATTGTCACAGAGCCAACTCCAGACTTCACCATCCATGCTGTCTGTATAAAGAGGAGAATTgctacttctctctctatctctcacacacacacacatccatgcagTCTCATGAGAGCAGTCAGGGCAGGAAAAGTGTCATAGGGTAGCAGCTGCACCTCTATTTTTACTGCTGTTAAGAGTCCTTTTTTCATCTCACTCTCTCGccttcagtttttattttttaggcCTTACAACCCACTAAGGTCGATGTCCAAGGAAATCTAagtagcataatacaaaaatccgcatgaaaatctgtcagtttaagccaGAGATATTTGGGGGGTTTTGCATTGGGAGCATCTCTCTAccacatcccgaaaatcggtcctCTCAAACAATTGTAtgtagcatccgaacggtttggcctagaaaactattatgacccctctatggaaagatgagactctcacaaacacggtgttgttctccattttgctctacgactGAAGTCGATAcagccaatctgccaacttctgtctgtagcgtccaaacagtttgggctacacacgaatatgacccctctgtacatgtcggttgttttgctctaggaagCCCACAGGcgtcacaagactcgtctgaaggtcccccttGATCAGTCAAAAAAGTTAAtggaagtacagtgcattcagaaagtattcagaccccttaacttcttccacattttgttacgttatagccttattctaaaattgatttaattaaatgttgtccttatcaatctacacacaataccccataatgacaaaacaaaaacagttttttagagaTTTTAGGCaacttataaaaaataaaaaaaaacgaaataccttatttacggaagtattcagaccctttgctatgagactctaaattgaactcaggtgcatcctgtttccattgatcatctatGAGATATTtcctcaacttgattggagtccaactgttgtaaattcaattgattggatatgatttggaaggcacacacctgtcgatataaggtcccacagttgacagagcttgtcagagcaaaaaccaagccatgaggtcgaaggaattgtccttagagctccgagacaggattgtgttgaggcacagatctagggaagggtaccacaatatttctgcagcattgaaggtctccaagaacacagtggcctccatcagtattaaatggaagaagtttggaaccatcaagactctttctagagctggccacctggccaaactgagcaatcaggggggagaagggtcttggtcaggaaggtgactctgacagagctccagagatcctctgtggagatgagagaaccttccagaaggacaaccatctctgcagcactgcaccaatcaggactttatggtagagtggccagatggtagccactcctcagtaaaaggcacatgacagcccacttggagtttgccaaaaggcacctaaaggactctcagaccatgagaaacaagattatctggtctgatgaaaccaacattgaactctttggcctgactgccaaatgtcacatctggaggaaacctggcacaattcctacagtgaagcatggtggtggcagcatcgtgctgtggggatgtttttcagcggcagggactgggagacaggattgagggaaagatgaatggagcaaagtacagagtgatccttcatgaaaacctgctccagagcggacctcagactggggtgaagattcaccttccaacaggacaacgatatatatatatatatatataatttctaaaaagctgtttatgctttgtcattatggggtattgtgtgtagattgatgagggaaaaaaacatttgaataagttttagaataaggctgtgacgtaacgaaatgtgaaaaaagtcaaggggtctgaataatttccgaatccactgtatggagactgtttagtgccaacaataaggggttaaatacatctCAAATAtatgacagacacttcagaacaaacttctttTAGATTTTGTTTTGGGGTGggctatctgttgttccatgtagtgaatctgttattcaatgcgtttgtatgggctagtagcagtaaggccaaataccTACATATAtgttatacttcaaggggtcttaaaattctaaataaaatagcAAAAGGATTCTTtgtatgaccttaaaacaattccatatagcttagtagaaccctccCCTGGCTTAGATAGGGCTTAGACTCTTATTTCATCTTTTTTtggtaggactgtgtgtgtgtgctgccctcTACTGGGTACTCGTGATTTGACAGCCCAATTACAGTCCCTACCTCTTTAGCACAGATAATTAGACTCCTAGTCAGAGGTCAGATAACCACATCAGTAATGTTAGAACCACTACATTATTTTGATTACTATCCATGATCAACATATTAGTTATACAATCACTACAACACTTTTGTTACTAATACCATAAGAATATTTTACTTTAGAACCATTGcgtgtctgtacgtgtgtgtttgtgtgcctgtgtgtttgtacatggtatatgtgtgtgttagtgtatggcGTGTGTGCGTATAAATTAGGTTAGTTGGCTGTGGGGTTGTTTATGACGCCACTCTGCTGTTGAAGCTGTGCAGTCCAGTCCTCTTCAATGTATTTGTGGCAGGGGTCGTCCGAATGCTCGCGCCACTTCAACTTCACCGTGCTCGCCAGGATCGCCACGACGATGAAGGCAAACATTCCGATATTCAATGTCAGGTACCAAACGACGTTCCTGAAGTTCTCCTCTGCCAGAGTGTTGTCCAGAGCCTGTTCTGCCTTTGAGGAGTTCCGGCTCCAGTTGTCAAGGTAACGGCCTAGGGCATGGGTCAGAGAGTCCTCCAGGTGGAGGGTCATGTTTGACCAATTAGGCAGCATGATCACCTGGTGGGCGGAGTAAGCATAGATCGAATGGGATCAATGGCAGAAGAGAAGATATTGACATTGTACTGTCTTTCTATGATCTGTGCGTTGAATCTTCATAAAAGAACAAAAAGAAGCACATACACAGACAACACATTATATACAGAATCAGACAAACGGTGAAGCTTCATACCGTCCAGTTGTGACTTTAAAAAAGAAATCTGACCTGTTCAGGCTTTCCAGTATCAGTCTAGGGAGGTTGAAGAGAGGTTCCATTCACAGGCGTCGATATAGAGGCAGGGTCCTGGAGAGGGGAAGTACCATGAGAAAGAGACAAATATCCCACCACACAACCAACCAACTAACCAGTCAACCTCAGCCTAGGACAGAGCCAGttacaaaaataaacaatactcatattttatgtacagtggtgtgtggtgtgtgtgtgtgtgtgtgtgtgtgtgtgtgtgtgtgtgtgtgtgtgtgtgtgtgtggttgtgtgtgtgtgtgtgtgtgtgtgtgtgtgtgtgtgtgttgtgtgtgtgtgtgtgtgtgttgtatgcgtGTATGCATGTTTCTGATGACCTTGAGAAACAGCTTAAATGGAAAGGGGAGTAGAGTTGAGGGTCACTCTCACCCTGCCACACactgtagcctacatttgaaTTTTTAACAGCAGCACTGCTATCAATTGTGAATGTGTTCTAATACTTGAGAAGTCCACATGGGGGCAGGCAGTACCACGATACAAAGTATCAAGTTTCATGCACTCAAAGAGGATCTCAAAAAAGAGATACAATCTTATCCCTGAGCAAAGGACACAACAAACATGCTAGCATTCAAGCAAATAGTGTAATTAAGTGTAATAATCTTTGCAAAAGTGGATAGATATAATTTGACGTTAGTGTGGAGCTCTTCTTTAGTTCCCGCTTGTGAAATTCCATAGCAGTACCCACATTTGCCACTAGATAACAGAGAACTTATCCTGGTGTAATGACACCACATGTTCCTCAGGGGTTAATTGGGAATTCAGAGGTGAGGCTGCCCTATttggaggggttagggtttagtgaaACCAAATATTTTAGGTTTGGTTGATCAAATATGCCAGGCTACGGAAGCTTCCGCAATGAGCCATCTGTAATCAGTCTCGTTGCGGGACAAAGCAAAGGTTAGGGttgaacatgaagctagggtttggCTAGGGTTGATCTGGGGTGTGGAGATTAAGTTAGGGTAAggattaggggttaaggttatggcCAGTGTTAGGGTGGACGGGGTGTGGAcattaagctagggttagggttttggcTAGGGTTGGGTTGAATGGGGGTGTGGACATTACCTCtctgggtacgtgagacgttagcgtcctaCCTCTTCAACAGCCGGTGAAACTGATGGGcgcaaattcaaatacagaaatactcattataaaaattcagaaaacaaaacatattttacataggtttaaagattaacttcttgtgaatccaaccacggtgtcagatataaaaaatgctttacggcgaaagcataacttacgattatttgagaacatagcccactagacaaatcattacaaacagtaaccagccaagtagaagagttacacaagtcagaaatagagataaaattaatcccttacctttgatgatcttcatatagttgcactcagcagacattcatttactcaataaatgttccttttgttcgataaagtctctttatatccaaaaacctccgttttgttcacgcgttttcttcagtaatccacaggctcaaacaaaGTAAAAAcgtaaagacaaaaaaaatccaaattgtgacactttagggtccactcattcagactgctcttacttcctcatttttcagaatacaagcctgaaacaatttctaaagactgttgacatctagtggaaggcataggaactgcaatttgagtcctaagtcaatggatactgtaatggcattgaatagaaaactagaaaaccaacaacaacaaaaatacttcctgaatggatttttctcaggttttcgcctgccaaatcagttctgttatactcacagacactattttaacagttttggaaacgttgga
Protein-coding regions in this window:
- the LOC111972451 gene encoding potassium voltage-gated channel subfamily E member 2-like, giving the protein MLPNWSNMTLHLEDSLTHALGRYLDNWSRNSSKAEQALDNTLAEENFRNVVWYLTLNIGMFAFIVVAILASTVKLKWREHSDDPCHKYIEEDWTAQLQQQSGVINNPTAN